One region of Epilithonimonas zeae genomic DNA includes:
- a CDS encoding nucleoside-diphosphate kinase yields MSGKITFTMIKPDAVADGHIGAILGKISEAGFKIKALKLTQLTVADAKKFYEVHAERPFYGELVDFMSSGPIVAAVLEKDNAVEDFRTTIGATNPAEAAEGTIRKLFARSIGENAVHGSDSDENAIIEAQFHFSGREIF; encoded by the coding sequence ATGTCAGGAAAAATCACATTTACCATGATTAAGCCAGATGCAGTTGCAGATGGCCACATTGGTGCGATTCTTGGAAAAATCAGTGAGGCTGGTTTTAAAATCAAAGCTTTGAAATTGACGCAACTTACGGTTGCTGATGCAAAAAAATTCTATGAAGTACACGCTGAAAGACCATTCTATGGAGAACTAGTGGACTTTATGTCTTCTGGACCTATCGTAGCTGCGGTTCTTGAGAAAGATAATGCGGTAGAAGATTTCAGAACTACAATTGGTGCTACAAACCCTGCTGAAGCGGCTGAAGGAACTATCAGAAAACTTTTCGCAAGAAGCATCGGAGAAAATGCTGTTCACGGTTCTGACTCTGACGAGAATGCTATTATCGAAGCTCAATTCCATTTTTCAGGGAGAGAGATTTTCTAA
- the purC gene encoding phosphoribosylaminoimidazolesuccinocarboxamide synthase, with translation MSQKKEMLYEGKAKQVFATDKPDEVVVRYKDDATAFNAQKRGQFDRKGELNNAISTLIFGYLIENGIPTHFISKLDDREQLVKKVDIIPLEMVVRNYVAGSMAQRLGVEEGLKSPVTIFDLCYKKDELGDPLINDHHAVFLGAATYEELNEMYALTDKINQLLIALFDRANVILVDFKIELGKTSDGKIVLADEISPDTCRLWDKDTMKKLDKDRFRRDLGEITEAYVEIYNRLQTALEK, from the coding sequence ATGAGTCAAAAGAAAGAAATGCTTTACGAAGGTAAAGCTAAACAGGTTTTTGCTACCGATAAACCTGACGAAGTCGTTGTACGTTACAAAGATGATGCTACGGCTTTCAATGCACAAAAACGCGGACAGTTCGATAGAAAGGGCGAACTGAATAATGCGATCTCTACACTAATATTTGGTTATCTTATCGAAAACGGAATCCCAACACACTTCATTTCAAAATTGGATGACAGAGAGCAGTTGGTAAAAAAAGTAGACATTATTCCTTTGGAAATGGTTGTTCGTAACTATGTTGCGGGAAGTATGGCTCAGAGATTAGGCGTGGAAGAAGGTTTGAAATCCCCTGTCACTATTTTTGATCTTTGCTATAAAAAAGATGAATTAGGTGACCCGTTGATTAATGACCATCATGCGGTTTTTCTTGGTGCAGCAACTTATGAAGAACTGAATGAAATGTATGCGTTGACAGATAAGATTAATCAATTATTGATTGCTTTATTTGACAGAGCTAATGTTATTCTTGTAGATTTCAAAATAGAATTAGGAAAAACTTCCGATGGCAAAATTGTTTTGGCAGACGAGATTTCTCCGGACACTTGCAGACTTTGGGACAAGGATACAATGAAAAAGCTTGACAAAGACAGATTCCGAAGAGATCTGGGCGAAATCACAGAAGCTTATGTTGAGATTTACAACAGATTACAAACCGCTTTAGAAAAATAA
- a CDS encoding endonuclease — MLKKYLFAIFAFPAILSAQAPEGYYSGTENLSGYALKSKLHDIISTKTYNYHYDDLKTLYGQTDIDRYYDYDASNSTYLLDIYSNNPTGTTAYHYTLSNIISSANAEGLGWNREHMMPQSSFNSAYPMYSDLFFVVPTDARINQLRSNYPYGKAGSTTYYNFTNGSKQASNGTPNATYTGRVYEPIDEFKGDIARSLLYYVVRYEGKLGSFNFTTNANDPTKDQNPLDGTEEKAYESWYVAMLLFWHQLDPVSQREIDRNNAVFNLQKNRNPFIDHPEWVGLIWNQTPDNIAPSAPSQLSLERNSAYFVNLNWQASPENDVLGYNIYQDGVLVAKSKATTISIDHLTPATTYNFTVKAYDSSYLESPQSNTMNVTTLTTDVFAKDLQIIKYLEGTGDNKAYEIVNKTGHKVNLQGYKLSIQFKGTVYYFENPFELEGEVENNQSFVVINPNANFSCFNNSNAAFVTAAPSLTFSGSNYVDLSYKSTTIDAIGVKGQDNSNANKSLYRKSEITNPTATFDMNEWLSYASDYCQGLGVLGINDIANRTFDFNIYPNPVGNQLNVNGEISKAKSAKIYDLSGKLIKEISSPFVNQKSIDVQSLLPNTYILNIDGKSVKFIKR, encoded by the coding sequence ATGTTGAAAAAATACTTATTCGCAATCTTTGCCTTTCCTGCCATTCTGTCTGCGCAAGCTCCGGAAGGTTACTATTCTGGAACAGAAAACCTCTCTGGTTATGCTTTGAAGAGTAAGCTTCACGATATCATCTCTACCAAAACTTACAATTATCATTATGATGATTTGAAAACCTTGTATGGACAGACAGATATTGATAGATATTATGATTACGATGCCAGTAATTCAACCTATTTATTAGATATCTATTCCAATAATCCAACTGGGACGACGGCATATCATTATACATTGAGTAACATAATCAGCAGTGCAAACGCAGAAGGCCTTGGTTGGAATCGTGAGCATATGATGCCACAGAGCTCTTTCAATAGTGCCTATCCGATGTATTCTGATTTGTTTTTTGTAGTTCCGACTGATGCGAGGATCAATCAATTAAGAAGCAATTATCCTTATGGGAAAGCGGGCTCAACAACTTACTATAATTTCACAAATGGTTCAAAACAGGCTTCCAACGGAACACCCAACGCAACTTACACCGGAAGAGTTTACGAGCCGATTGACGAATTCAAAGGTGATATTGCCAGAAGTTTGCTTTATTATGTCGTGCGATATGAGGGGAAATTAGGCAGTTTTAATTTCACTACCAATGCCAATGATCCTACAAAGGATCAAAACCCGTTGGATGGAACGGAAGAGAAAGCTTACGAAAGCTGGTATGTTGCGATGTTGCTTTTCTGGCATCAATTAGACCCGGTTTCTCAGCGAGAGATCGATAGAAATAATGCTGTTTTTAACCTTCAGAAAAACAGAAATCCTTTTATCGATCATCCGGAATGGGTTGGTTTGATTTGGAATCAGACGCCCGATAATATTGCGCCATCAGCACCATCTCAACTTTCTTTGGAAAGAAATTCGGCTTATTTTGTTAATCTAAACTGGCAGGCCAGTCCGGAAAATGATGTTTTGGGGTATAACATTTACCAAGATGGAGTTTTAGTCGCTAAATCTAAAGCTACAACAATTTCTATCGACCATTTAACGCCGGCTACAACATATAATTTTACAGTCAAAGCTTACGACAGTTCTTATCTGGAAAGTCCTCAAAGTAATACGATGAATGTGACTACGCTTACAACAGATGTTTTTGCAAAAGATTTACAAATCATAAAATATCTGGAGGGAACCGGTGACAACAAAGCTTACGAAATTGTCAACAAGACTGGTCACAAAGTCAACCTTCAGGGCTATAAATTGTCTATACAATTCAAAGGAACTGTATATTATTTCGAAAATCCTTTTGAACTGGAAGGCGAGGTAGAAAACAATCAAAGTTTTGTTGTTATTAATCCCAATGCAAACTTTAGTTGCTTCAATAATTCCAATGCGGCTTTTGTGACAGCTGCACCTTCTTTAACTTTTTCGGGAAGTAATTATGTGGATTTATCCTATAAGTCAACCACAATTGATGCAATTGGTGTCAAAGGTCAGGATAATTCTAATGCCAACAAATCGCTTTATAGAAAGTCAGAAATCACCAATCCAACGGCTACTTTTGATATGAATGAATGGTTAAGTTATGCGTCCGATTATTGTCAAGGCTTAGGCGTTTTGGGAATTAATGATATTGCGAATAGAACTTTCGATTTCAATATTTATCCAAATCCGGTTGGTAATCAGCTTAATGTCAATGGCGAAATCAGCAAGGCAAAATCGGCAAAAATCTATGACCTTTCTGGTAAACTTATAAAGGAAATCAGTAGTCCTTTCGTTAACCAAAAATCGATTGACGTTCAGTCTTTACTTCCAAATACTTACATATTGAATATCGACGGAAAATCGGTGAAGTTTATTAAGAGGTAG
- a CDS encoding SMUG2 DNA glycosylase family protein, with protein MTETFGQKVIDFNLNLKYSGLLPDGFQVLNPYLDNPETLQVMQQFYHKYYNDSEIRKFVIGINPSRHGAGVTGVPFTDTKRLKDICGIEMKSAYTHEISSVFIYDMIEAFGGAKLFYQNFYINSPFPLAIIRKTKENKWINANYYDDKTLFAMVKDFMIDSLKKHISLGIDTSKVFVLGKKNADFIHKLNYEAKLFDELKILEHPRFIQQYKSKEKQLYIDKYILTLNNLEK; from the coding sequence ATGACAGAAACTTTTGGACAAAAAGTGATTGATTTTAATCTCAATCTAAAATATTCCGGTTTACTTCCAGACGGATTTCAAGTTTTAAATCCTTACTTGGATAATCCCGAAACTCTGCAGGTGATGCAACAATTTTATCACAAATATTATAATGATTCGGAGATTAGGAAATTCGTCATCGGAATCAACCCAAGCAGGCACGGCGCTGGCGTCACTGGAGTTCCTTTCACAGATACGAAACGGTTGAAAGATATTTGTGGAATTGAAATGAAATCGGCTTACACGCACGAGATTTCGTCGGTCTTTATTTATGATATGATTGAAGCTTTCGGAGGTGCGAAACTTTTCTATCAAAACTTTTACATCAACTCTCCCTTTCCTTTAGCAATCATCAGAAAAACTAAGGAGAACAAATGGATTAACGCCAATTATTACGATGATAAAACGCTCTTCGCAATGGTAAAAGATTTCATGATCGATTCTCTAAAAAAGCATATCAGTTTAGGAATTGATACTTCGAAAGTTTTTGTCTTGGGAAAGAAAAATGCAGATTTTATCCATAAATTAAATTACGAAGCAAAATTATTTGACGAATTGAAAATACTGGAGCACCCAAGGTTTATCCAACAATACAAGTCTAAAGAAAAGCAATTGTATATTGACAAGTACATTCTTACTCTTAACAATCTTGAAAAATAA
- a CDS encoding DUF349 domain-containing protein: MSIENENPENENLNSDVNSAENQSVKEETVEQNSELETAADEHQEIEVTEENFSNLSLKEALAEMETIVNKEDAHHFSKQFNALREQANHKIADELEDKKHDYVEQGNPEEHFDNHHPQSSKLSALVNIYREKQDKFHKSQEAEHQKNLEERLTIIERLKNLYTTSEPGTNLFKAIREVKEAWGNAGQVAKSEFKNLNNNYFHHLKMFNEMLDLNKEYLEQEFAHNLEKRQHIIERAKELLDEKVVQKALNELQYLHKLWKEEAEPVAEEFREKTWEEFKEISNKIHERKSELIAVLESEQQENLDKKNKVIEELKTLSAPQNINHSFWQQAIKRVEDLRAEFLKLGPVPKKLSNQNWTDFKQALRDFNTAKNDFYKNLKGSQVHNLEEKLGLIKTAQDNMNSEDWDIVVPLFKKLQEDWKKIGHVPRSQANKVWDDFRDACNTFFKNYRDKNNATGDNWKENYKNKKALLEELKALSDEEGAVEKIETIKNSWNAIGKVPKDKLSINTEFNKTLREKLKLNRINEFDLKEENLTENQLTDKARKIKNQITDLESEVVQLENNLAFFNSPTRENPLLKDTYDKLDSKKEQLESLKVTLHNIIAGE; encoded by the coding sequence ATGAGTATTGAAAACGAAAATCCTGAGAACGAAAATCTTAATTCTGATGTCAATTCTGCTGAAAATCAATCAGTAAAAGAAGAGACGGTAGAACAAAATTCAGAATTAGAAACTGCGGCCGATGAACATCAGGAAATCGAAGTTACTGAAGAAAATTTTTCAAACCTATCTTTGAAAGAAGCTTTAGCCGAAATGGAAACCATCGTCAACAAAGAAGATGCGCATCATTTCTCTAAACAATTCAATGCTTTGAGAGAGCAAGCGAATCACAAAATTGCCGACGAGCTCGAAGATAAAAAACACGATTATGTGGAGCAGGGCAATCCTGAAGAACATTTTGATAACCATCATCCGCAATCTTCCAAATTGTCTGCACTAGTGAATATTTACAGAGAAAAGCAGGACAAATTCCACAAATCTCAGGAGGCCGAACATCAAAAAAATCTCGAAGAAAGATTGACAATCATTGAAAGATTAAAAAATCTTTACACAACTTCTGAACCGGGAACTAACCTTTTCAAAGCAATAAGAGAAGTGAAGGAAGCTTGGGGAAATGCTGGTCAGGTTGCAAAATCCGAATTCAAAAATCTAAATAATAATTATTTTCATCATCTTAAAATGTTCAATGAGATGTTGGATTTGAACAAGGAATATCTTGAGCAGGAGTTTGCTCATAACCTTGAAAAAAGACAACATATCATAGAAAGAGCAAAGGAATTACTTGATGAAAAAGTGGTGCAAAAAGCTCTGAATGAGTTACAATATCTGCATAAACTTTGGAAAGAAGAAGCTGAGCCGGTTGCAGAAGAATTCCGTGAAAAAACTTGGGAAGAATTCAAAGAGATTTCCAATAAAATCCACGAAAGAAAATCTGAATTGATTGCAGTTCTGGAATCTGAACAACAGGAAAACCTTGATAAAAAGAATAAAGTTATCGAAGAATTGAAAACCTTGTCTGCTCCTCAAAATATCAATCATTCTTTTTGGCAACAAGCAATAAAAAGAGTAGAGGATTTGCGTGCCGAGTTCTTGAAATTAGGACCAGTTCCTAAAAAATTGTCTAACCAGAATTGGACAGATTTTAAACAGGCTCTGAGAGATTTTAATACAGCTAAAAATGATTTTTATAAGAATTTGAAAGGCTCCCAGGTTCATAATCTTGAAGAGAAATTAGGTTTGATAAAAACCGCACAGGATAATATGAATTCTGAAGATTGGGATATCGTAGTTCCGCTTTTCAAAAAACTGCAGGAAGATTGGAAGAAAATTGGTCACGTTCCTAGAAGTCAGGCGAACAAAGTTTGGGATGATTTCCGTGATGCTTGTAATACTTTTTTCAAAAATTACAGAGATAAAAATAACGCTACAGGCGACAACTGGAAAGAAAACTATAAGAACAAAAAAGCGCTTTTAGAAGAGTTGAAAGCCCTGAGTGATGAAGAAGGTGCTGTAGAAAAAATCGAAACAATCAAAAATTCCTGGAATGCGATTGGGAAAGTTCCTAAGGATAAATTGTCCATCAATACAGAGTTCAACAAAACTTTAAGAGAGAAATTGAAACTCAACAGAATCAATGAGTTTGATTTGAAAGAAGAGAATCTTACTGAAAATCAATTAACTGACAAAGCGAGAAAAATCAAAAATCAAATCACTGATTTGGAATCAGAAGTGGTACAATTGGAAAACAATTTGGCTTTCTTCAATTCTCCAACACGTGAAAATCCTTTATTGAAAGATACTTATGATAAATTGGATTCTAAAAAAGAACAATTGGAAAGTTTGAAAGTGACGCTTCATAATATTATTGCTGGAGAATAA
- the purF gene encoding amidophosphoribosyltransferase has translation MDLEFQKYSTLPKYAFQNRYEEFEDTKHLSKEEKDEHYPFDKMEEECGVFGLHSTETQDTFSLSQFGLFALQHRGQEACGIAVGNNGKILSVKDEGLVLDVFKSIEEPEKFMGSTVIGHTRYTTAGDKKKYNFQPFFAKNEYDQIILSIAHNGNLTNAKQLRKELEDEGVVFRATSDTEVILRLIQKNLDLGLRGAIKATMEKIEGAYSVVGITRNKFFAFRDFNGIRPLVLGAIDENTFVVASESCALDGVGAQYVRDILPGEIVYTSDNEEGLQSYLVKDDCVNKICAFEYIYFARPDSTLEGINVHEVREKSGMKIWEQAPVDADIVIGVPDSGVPAAIGFSKASGIPFRPVLIKNRYIGRSFIIPSQEMREHFVNLKLNPIVSEMKDKRVVIIDDSIVRGTTSKRLVKILKNAGVKEIHFRSVSPPIIAPCFLGIDTPTKDDLISANMNKEELRKYLDVDSLEFLSVDNLIQILGSPNHCFGCFTEKYPVKNPDELAFVDQGD, from the coding sequence ATGGATTTAGAATTTCAAAAATATAGCACGTTACCGAAATACGCATTTCAAAATCGCTATGAGGAATTCGAAGACACTAAACATCTTTCCAAAGAAGAAAAGGATGAACATTATCCTTTCGACAAAATGGAAGAAGAATGTGGCGTTTTCGGATTACATTCTACAGAAACACAGGATACATTTTCGCTTTCCCAATTCGGACTTTTTGCACTGCAACATCGTGGTCAGGAAGCTTGCGGAATTGCTGTAGGGAATAATGGGAAAATCCTTTCTGTAAAAGATGAAGGTTTAGTTTTAGACGTTTTCAAGTCGATAGAAGAGCCGGAAAAATTTATGGGAAGTACAGTAATTGGTCACACCAGATATACGACTGCGGGAGATAAAAAGAAATATAATTTCCAGCCTTTTTTTGCCAAGAATGAATATGACCAAATCATACTCTCTATTGCTCATAATGGAAATTTGACCAATGCAAAACAACTTCGAAAAGAATTAGAAGATGAAGGCGTAGTTTTCCGTGCAACTTCTGACACCGAGGTAATTCTAAGATTAATTCAGAAAAATCTGGATCTTGGACTTCGTGGCGCCATCAAAGCGACGATGGAAAAAATCGAAGGTGCCTATTCTGTGGTTGGGATTACAAGAAACAAATTCTTTGCGTTCAGAGATTTCAACGGAATCCGACCTTTGGTTTTAGGTGCAATTGACGAAAATACCTTTGTTGTAGCATCTGAAAGTTGTGCGCTGGATGGAGTAGGAGCGCAATATGTGCGTGATATTTTACCTGGCGAAATCGTTTACACAAGCGATAACGAAGAGGGTTTGCAATCTTATTTGGTTAAGGACGATTGTGTTAATAAAATCTGTGCTTTCGAATATATTTATTTCGCAAGACCAGATTCTACATTAGAAGGCATCAATGTTCACGAAGTTCGCGAAAAATCTGGGATGAAGATTTGGGAACAAGCGCCTGTGGATGCAGATATTGTGATTGGAGTTCCGGATTCTGGAGTTCCTGCTGCGATTGGCTTTTCCAAGGCTTCCGGCATTCCTTTCAGGCCGGTTTTGATTAAGAACCGTTACATTGGACGTTCGTTCATCATTCCTTCACAAGAGATGAGAGAGCATTTTGTAAATCTGAAACTCAATCCAATCGTTTCCGAGATGAAGGATAAAAGAGTGGTGATTATTGATGATTCTATCGTTCGTGGAACCACTTCTAAACGTCTCGTGAAAATTCTGAAAAATGCAGGTGTAAAAGAAATTCACTTCAGAAGTGTATCTCCTCCAATTATTGCGCCTTGCTTTTTGGGAATTGATACGCCGACAAAAGACGATTTGATTTCAGCTAATATGAACAAAGAAGAACTTAGGAAATATCTGGATGTTGACAGTTTAGAATTTCTAAGTGTCGACAATTTGATTCAAATTTTAGGTTCACCTAATCATTGTTTCGGATGTTTTACAGAGAAATACCCAGTGAAAAATCCAGATGAATTAGCCTTTGTTGACCAAGGTGATTAA